Proteins encoded in a region of the Hippocampus zosterae strain Florida chromosome 11, ASM2543408v3, whole genome shotgun sequence genome:
- the LOC127610471 gene encoding homeobox protein SIX3 encodes MVFRSPLELYPSHFFLPNFADRPLLLANGAPAARSPEDLSMFQLPTLNFSPEQVASVCETLEETGDIERLGRFLWSLPVAPGACEAINKHESILRARAVVAFHTGNFRDLYHILENHKFTKDSHGKLQAMWLEAHYQEAEKLRGRPLGPVDKYRVRKKFPLPRTIWDGEQKTHCFKERTRSLLREWYLQDPYPNPSKKRELAQATGLTPTQVGNWFKNRRQRDRAAAAKNRLQHQAMGAGAMRSLSEAGLTPHSSAESPSTAASPTTSVSSATERADAGTSILSVTSSDSECDV; translated from the exons ATGGTTTTCCGATCGCCTTTAGAGCTTTATCCCTCCCACTTCTTCCTGCCCAACTTCGCCGATCGCCCGCTGCTCCTGGCGAACGGCGCGCCGGCCGCCCGCTCCCCGGAAGACTTGTCCATGTTCCAGCTACCCACGCTCAACTTCTCCCCGGAGCAGGTGGCGAGCGTCTGCGAGACGCTGGAGGAGACGGGCGACATCGAGCGGCTGGGCCGCTTCCTGTGGTCGCTGCCCGTGGCGCCGGGCGCCTGCGAGGCCATCAACAAGCACGAGTCCATCCTGCGCGCCCGCGCCGTGGTGGCCTTCCACACGGGCAACTTCCGCGACCTCTACCACATCCTGGAGAACCACAAGTTCACCAAGGACTCGCACGGCAAGCTGCAGGCCATGTGGCTGGAGGCGCACTACCAGGAGGCCGAGAAGCTGCGCGGGCGCCCGCTGGGTCCCGTGGACAAGTACCGCGTGCGCAAGAAGTTCCCGCTGCCTCGGACCATCTGGGACGGCGAGCAGAAGACGCACTGTTTCAAGGAGCGGACGCGGAGCCTGCTGCGGGAGTGGTACCTGCAGGACCCCTACCCCAACCCCAGCAAGAAAAGGGAACTGGCGCAAGCCACCGGACTCACCCCCACACAGGTCGGCAACTGGTTCAAGAACCGGAGGCAACGAGACAGAGCCGCGGCGGCCAAAAACAG GCTGCAGCACCAAGCCATGGGAGCGGGCGCCATGAGGTCGCTGTCCGAGGCCGGCCTGACCCCTCACAGCTCGGCCGAGTCGCCGTCGACGGCGGCCAGTCCCACCACCAGCGTGTCGAGCGCCACGGAGCGCGCCGACGCCGGCACGTCCATCCTCTCCGTCACCTCCAGCGACTCCGAGTGCGACGTATGA
- the LOC127610482 gene encoding homeobox protein SIX2-like, whose amino-acid sequence MSMLPTFGFTQEQVACVCEVLQQGGNIERLGRFLWSLPACEHLHKNESVLKAKAAVAFHRGNFRELYKILESHQFSAHNHPKLQQLWLKAHYIEAEKLRGRPLGAVGKYRVRRKFPLPRSIWDGEETSYCFKEKSRSVLREWYTHNPYPSPREKRELAEATGLTTTQVSNWFKNRRQRDRAAEAKERENNENSNNNGGNNGGNALTSSLNGTKTLLGSSDDDKTPAGTPDHRPSPSPALLLGSAGGGGGGGGGGGGGGQLAPLHGLPPPPGPAAVPVAGGADSAHHHHHQHQHPHPHLHHHHPLPPPHHHPHHHAMHHDSILNPMSANLVDLGS is encoded by the exons ATGTCCATGCTGCCGACGTTCGGCTTCACGCAGGAGCAAGTGGCGTGCGTGTGCGAGGTGCTGCAGCAGGGCGGCAACATCGAGCGCCTGGGCCGCTTCCTGTGGTCGCTGCCGGCCTGCGAGCACCTGCACAAGAACGAGAGCGTGCTGAAGGCCAAGGCGGCGGTGGCCTTCCACCGCGGCAACTTCCGCGAGCTCTACAAGATCCTGGAGAGCCACCAGTTCTCGGCGCACAACCACCCCAAGCTGCAGCAGCTGTGGCTCAAGGCGCACTACATCGAGGCGGAGAAGCTGCGCGGGCGGCCGCTGGGCGCCGTGGGCAAGTACCGCGTGCGCCGCAAGTTCCCGCTGCCGCGCTCCATCTGGGACGGCGAGGAGACCAGCTACTGCTTCAAGGAGAAGAGCCGCAGCGTGCTGCGCGAGTGGTACACGCACAACCCCTACCCGTCCCCGCGCGAGAAGCGCGAGCTGGCCGAGGCCACCGGACTCACCACCACGCAGGTCAGCAACTGGTTCAAGAACCGCCGCCAGCGGGACCGCGCCGCCGAGGCCAAGGAGAG GGAGAACAACGAGAACTCCAACAACAACGGCGGCAACAACGGCGGCAATGCGCTCACTTCGTCGCTGAACGGAACTAAAACTCTTTTGGGCAGCTCGGACGACGACAAAACGCCCGCGGGCACGCCGGACCACCGCCCTTCGCCCAGCCCGGCGCTGCTGCTCGGctcggccggcggcggcggcggcggcggcggcggaggaggaggaggagggcagcTGGCGCCCTTGCACGGCCTGCCGCCCCCACCCGGACCCGCCGCCGTCCCGGTAGCCGGCGGCGCTGACTcggcccaccaccaccaccaccaacaccaaCACCCCCACCCGCACCTCCACCATCaccatcctcttcctcctcctcatcatcatcctcaccaCCACGCCATGCATCACGACAGCATTCTGAACCCGATGTCGGCCAACTTGGTGGACTTGGGATCGTAG